GTGCAGGATACTGTAGAAGGAGTTAAAACAGGACTTAATAAGATTGTTGCTGATATGAGGGAAGAAAAGAATCCTAATGCTGAGGCTACAGCTACTGCAGTGAAAACGTTAGTTGAGAGTAAACTTGATAAGATAATAGAAGGAACGAAGACAGCAAGTGAGGCAATAGGAGTAGAAGGTAGTGAACTAATAGGTAATGTTGCTGCTGGTGGTAATAATGCTGCTGCAGGTGTGTCTGGTAGTGAGATTGATAGTCTAGTAAAGGGAATTAAGGGGATTGTTGATGTAGTACTTCAAGGCGTAGGTAAGGCTGATGCTGGGGATGATAAAAAGGCTGAAGATGGCAGTACTGCAAGAACTGCAGCTGCTGGTAATGGTGAGGCAGGCAAGTTATTTGCTGCTAACGCTGATAGTGCTGCTAATGCAAAGAAGTCAGCAGCAGATGCAGCAAAAGCAGTTGGGGCAGTTACTGGTGCTGATATTTTGCAAGCTATGATTAAAAATGATGGTGTTGCTATGAAGTTTGCTAAGAATAATGATGGTAATGCTGGTGTTTCTGCTCCTAAAGATGCGGAAGTAGCAGGGGGAATAGTATTAAGAGCTGTTTCTCAAAATGGAAAATTTGCTAATGCTAATGATAATGCTAGTAATGATGTTGTTGTTGTAGTTAAAGGAACAGCAGCAAGTGCAGTAACTAAGGTATTGGACACATTAACAGTAGCAATAAGAAGTACTATTGATGAAGGAGTAAAAAAAGTAAAAGAATCAATGAAAATTAATACTAATACTACTCCTGTAGCATCTGGAAATGGTGGTTCTGGTGGTCAAAATTAACATAATTTAATAATGAAAAAATAATATAAATAAAGTTATAAAGTAAAGGTACTGAGAGTTGATTTCTTAGTATCTTTTGTTTTGTTGTGTTAAGTAAGAGATGTATTTTTTCTTATCATTTTTTAGTTATTATCCATTCATTAGTTATTTATCTGATGTTGTTTTTTGTATCTTACTTTTCGTAAGAGATAAGCTATAAAAAAAGATAAATAAAAGAAGGCGAAGAAAATGAAGAGAGAAGGAATAGAAGGGGAAATAAAAGGGAAGAGAGAAATAGAGAGAGGGAAGAGAGGAGAAATAAAGGGAGTGAGAAGAATAAAAGGGATAGTGATGATGATGGTGATGATAGTGATGAGATGTAATAGTGGGGGAGTAAGTGGAGAAGTGAAGGATCCAGAGAAAGTGTTTTTGAGTGAGATGGTAAATTTAGGTAAAGGGTTTTTAGATGTTTTTGTGAGTTTTGGCGATATGATTACAGGGACGTTGGGGGGATTAAAGGCGGAAACAAAGAAAAGTGAGATAGGGGCTTATTTTACTAAGATTGAGAATACAATGAAGATAGTGAAAGGGAAATTGGGAGAGATTTTAGAAAAGAATGGACATTATACGAAAGTGAAAGGTAAGGTAGAGGAATTTATTGGGGAGATAAGTAAGATTGAAGAAGGGGCAAAGGAAGCAGCTGGGGGTGCTAGTGGTAGTGAAGTAATAGGGAATGCTAAGAAAGGTGGAGATGCAGTTGCTGCTAGCAAAGATTCTGTTGTTTCTCTTGTTAAGGGGATAAAGGCAATAGTTGGGGTAGTGTTGGGAGAAAAGGAAGGTAATGCTGATAATAATATTATTACTGAAGAAAAGAAGGAAATTGGTAAATTATTTGGGAAGAAGGATGGTGATAGGGCTCAAGAATCAGAGGCAGCTAAAGTTAGTGCATCAATAGGAGCAGTAAGTGGAGCTGATATATTGAAGGCGATATCTAGTTCTAAGGAAGATCCTCAATCTGATAATAATGAGGGAATTGAGAAAGCTGTAGATGCAGCGGAAATTGCTATTGCTATAGCTAAGGATGATAAGAAAGAGATTAAAGATCCAGCAAAGAAAGATGCAGTAATAGCAGCTGGTATAGCATTGAGAGCCATGGCTAAGGATGGTAAATTTGCGGCTAAAAAGGATGAAGAGAAAGCAGCAAATGCAGTAAATGGAGCAGTATCAAGTGCAGTAAATAAGGTGTTGAGTACATTGACAATAGCAATCAGGAATGCAGTGGATGAAGGTTTAAAAGGGATTAGTGAGATATTAGGAGAGATTAAGC
The sequence above is drawn from the Borrelia hispanica CRI genome and encodes:
- a CDS encoding variable large family protein, with amino-acid sequence MMMVMIVMRCNSGGVSGEVKDPEKVFLSEMVNLGKGFLDVFVSFGDMITGTLGGLKAETKKSEIGAYFTKIENTMKIVKGKLGEILEKNGHYTKVKGKVEEFIGEISKIEEGAKEAAGGASGSEVIGNAKKGGDAVAASKDSVVSLVKGIKAIVGVVLGEKEGNADNNIITEEKKEIGKLFGKKDGDRAQESEAAKVSASIGAVSGADILKAISSSKEDPQSDNNEGIEKAVDAAEIAIAIAKDDKKEIKDPAKKDAVIAAGIALRAMAKDGKFAAKKDEEKAANAVNGAVSSAVNKVLSTLTIAIRNAVDEGLKGISEILGEIKQGEGSKAKVSE